DNA from Leptospira harrisiae:
AGATAGAATATTTTGTGCGTGGTTTACTTTCCACTTGAGTGAGGTTACTTGTAATAGCTGTCGTTGAAGAAATCGAACAACCTGGGTTGGTATTTGCTGCAACTAGAAGAGACAGTAAATTTGAAGTGTTGTTTGCTTCTGTATTTTTTGCCAAACTACATTGCAATAATACTAAACATACAAGAAAGACGGATAATAAATTCTTAAACATAAAATTACCTTTGTATAAAATTCCAAGGACTAAACTTTTTTGATTCGTTTGCCTAATTGATTTTAAATTGTTCCTTCAGAAAGGAACAAACCTCATTTCATTATCTTTAGGAATGGAGATTTCTTGGTGGTTTGTAAGGTAAGTGTGCGAATCCGTTCCGTAGGTGGGCGTTAGGTTGGAACGCAAAGAAGATAACTTCATAAGTGATAAGAGGATTGAATTTTGTTTCTGTAGCAAAACTTGGGTTCATGGATTGCGATTGCAGAACCTTGGTTGCTGATTTTTTTTTCGCACAGGAACAAACGTGGGGACCAGCATCTTTTGTTAGATGACAAACGATTCGTTTAGAAACAGGTGAATCCTCTTCTTTGTGAATTTCGTTTTTGGAACCATGGTTACAATGACAGACCATGGAAAGTTGGTACATTGATTGGGCAAGTAATCCTGTTTCCAAAAATAGGATTTTACCTATAAAAGGAAGTAAGATCAAAACCGAGGCAA
Protein-coding regions in this window:
- a CDS encoding LIC_11090 family protein, coding for MKRWLQIASVLILLPFIGKILFLETGLLAQSMYQLSMVCHCNHGSKNEIHKEEDSPVSKRIVCHLTKDAGPHVCSCAKKKSATKVLQSQSMNPSFATETKFNPLITYEVIFFAFQPNAHLRNGFAHLPYKPPRNLHS